Proteins from a genomic interval of Longimicrobium terrae:
- a CDS encoding type VI secretion system baseplate subunit TssG, whose product MPDLCAPTRGIRHDMDSAIASLVRLGVEVDKIVVRSAGPGWPDGTVVRQSPVPGTPIGPYTRVILSVSGQGGVQSLPYPLRDAKDGEFGVDGLFALFDNPVLKLVHHVREAGQFLALHPDDPASARRWIEDIFGIDPTPWARERWYAIARVLPALHRVAGRADAVPLAFRVVFGLPVQGVRLVPGLVPLAASRQTRIGAANSRLGVDTVAGAGALGVLRLEVTFGPVELDGYRAHALSDEMRGERDAMYRLILPAHLCAQVAERWMVGDPANPPRLGDRRTAPTLGVNARLGEP is encoded by the coding sequence ATGCCCGACCTGTGCGCGCCCACGCGCGGAATCCGCCACGACATGGACTCCGCCATCGCCTCGCTGGTGCGGCTGGGGGTGGAGGTGGACAAGATCGTGGTCCGCAGCGCCGGGCCCGGGTGGCCGGACGGCACCGTGGTGCGGCAGTCGCCGGTGCCGGGCACGCCCATCGGCCCGTACACGCGGGTGATCCTGTCCGTCTCCGGGCAGGGCGGTGTGCAGAGCCTTCCCTATCCGCTGCGCGACGCCAAGGACGGCGAGTTCGGGGTGGACGGGCTGTTCGCGCTGTTCGACAATCCGGTGCTCAAGCTCGTTCATCACGTGCGGGAAGCGGGTCAGTTTCTTGCCCTTCACCCGGACGATCCGGCCAGCGCGCGGCGGTGGATCGAAGACATCTTCGGCATTGATCCCACGCCCTGGGCGCGCGAGCGGTGGTACGCCATTGCCCGCGTGCTCCCCGCGCTGCACCGCGTGGCCGGCCGCGCGGACGCGGTGCCGCTCGCCTTTCGCGTCGTGTTCGGCCTTCCCGTGCAGGGCGTGCGTCTGGTTCCCGGGCTGGTGCCGCTGGCCGCCAGCCGGCAGACGCGCATCGGCGCCGCCAACTCGCGGCTGGGGGTGGACACCGTGGCCGGCGCGGGCGCGCTGGGCGTGCTGCGGTTGGAGGTGACCTTTGGCCCGGTGGAGCTGGACGGCTACCGCGCGCACGCGCTGTCCGACGAGATGCGCGGCGAGCGAGACGCCATGTACCGATTGATCCTTCCCGCCCACCTGTGCGCGCAGGTGGCGGAGCGGTGGATGGTGGGCGATCCCGCGAATCCGCCGCGCCTTGGCGACCGGCGCACCGCGCCCACCCTGGGCGTGAACGCCCGCCTGGGCGAACCCTGA
- the tssK gene encoding type VI secretion system baseplate subunit TssK — translation MEREGLKSVNWVTGMLLTPAHFVRQDRYVDESVAWLVRYCLPGAGLVGGGPRVDTTRTGLAAFDPQLFVHDNGQSVRVGVVSARGITPAGEIVEISETDPVGIEIDKTALAGVNESLVYIVRTGEKEEDPSSVGDDDANPTQAALRRPAYAVRLGADPALAEHALVVGRIRRVSETLGFDADGHYIPPCAFVMAHSALHGGWNRLRADVADLAGRFSELHRTVAAYAEQIALRGVDTTADRDVLGFVERAVLALDHCAYEILDAAMPPQRLFQQIDRAGRRVAIALDLSAATRLYFRSLTGADAGYDTLLEEERQSLAGRREWSPREDVRHSLDRSEQTLGRLRRLFEALEARYVDYRINRSIDSLRFLLEDGGEGFYVAIATPGHPQRDGDLLTFDFTQMNLPGQHEYRVLLVGDGQGLSPWQVGEGFEVDVRVNPAGGFTRPLSRTVRAEDPRQRNFAVNFETPPDVATLSSLRVTLHQGGHRIRRAVLYQRGRGLIADVQEPAPSQSGAGAQSGSTQFGAAPQPGSSQQSGSPQFGGTPSQFGGAPAAPQPAPQARVDEPAPRVTIPLPPQPEEPAEPRIKRIPLRRREP, via the coding sequence ATGGAACGGGAGGGGCTCAAGTCGGTCAACTGGGTAACGGGGATGCTGCTGACCCCCGCCCACTTCGTGCGCCAGGACCGCTACGTGGACGAGTCGGTCGCCTGGCTGGTCCGCTACTGCCTGCCGGGCGCGGGCCTTGTGGGCGGCGGCCCGCGGGTGGATACGACGCGCACCGGGCTGGCCGCGTTCGATCCGCAGCTGTTCGTGCACGACAACGGGCAGTCGGTGCGCGTGGGCGTGGTGTCCGCCCGGGGGATCACCCCCGCGGGGGAGATCGTGGAGATTTCCGAAACGGACCCGGTGGGGATCGAGATCGACAAGACCGCGCTGGCCGGCGTGAACGAGTCGCTGGTCTACATCGTCCGCACGGGGGAAAAGGAAGAGGACCCCTCCTCCGTGGGGGATGACGACGCCAATCCCACGCAGGCCGCGCTGCGCCGCCCGGCGTACGCGGTGCGGCTGGGGGCGGACCCCGCGCTGGCGGAGCACGCCCTGGTCGTGGGCCGCATCCGGCGCGTGAGCGAAACGCTGGGGTTCGACGCGGACGGGCACTACATCCCGCCCTGCGCCTTCGTGATGGCGCACAGCGCGCTGCACGGGGGATGGAACCGGCTGCGCGCGGACGTGGCGGACCTGGCCGGCCGCTTCAGCGAGTTGCACCGCACGGTGGCGGCGTACGCGGAGCAGATCGCCCTGCGCGGCGTGGACACCACGGCGGACCGCGACGTCCTGGGCTTCGTGGAGCGGGCGGTGCTGGCGCTGGACCACTGCGCGTACGAGATCCTGGACGCGGCCATGCCGCCGCAGCGCCTGTTTCAGCAGATTGACCGGGCCGGGCGCCGCGTGGCCATCGCGCTGGACCTGAGCGCCGCCACCCGCCTGTACTTCCGCTCCCTGACCGGCGCGGACGCGGGCTACGACACGCTGCTGGAAGAGGAGCGGCAGAGCCTGGCCGGCCGCCGCGAGTGGAGCCCGCGCGAGGACGTGCGCCATTCGCTGGACCGGTCCGAGCAGACGCTGGGCCGCCTGCGCCGCCTGTTTGAGGCGCTGGAGGCGCGGTACGTGGACTACCGGATCAACCGCTCCATCGACTCCCTGCGCTTTCTGCTGGAGGACGGCGGCGAGGGCTTCTACGTGGCCATCGCCACGCCGGGCCACCCGCAGCGCGACGGCGACCTGCTGACGTTCGACTTCACGCAGATGAACCTGCCCGGCCAGCACGAGTACCGCGTGCTCCTGGTGGGCGACGGGCAGGGGCTTTCGCCCTGGCAGGTGGGCGAGGGCTTCGAGGTGGACGTGCGGGTGAACCCGGCGGGCGGCTTTACGCGCCCTCTCTCCCGCACGGTCCGAGCGGAAGATCCCCGGCAGCGCAACTTCGCCGTCAACTTCGAGACGCCGCCGGACGTGGCGACGCTGTCCTCGCTGCGCGTGACGCTGCACCAGGGCGGCCACCGCATCCGCCGCGCGGTCCTCTACCAGCGCGGCCGCGGCCTGATCGCGGACGTCCAGGAACCGGCGCCGTCGCAGTCCGGAGCGGGCGCGCAGTCCGGCTCTACGCAGTTCGGCGCGGCACCGCAGCCCGGCTCGTCGCAGCAGTCCGGCTCGCCGCAGTTCGGCGGTACGCCGTCGCAGTTCGGCGGCGCGCCGGCGGCACCGCAGCCCGCGCCGCAGGCCCGGGTGGACGAACCCGCGCCGCGCGTCACCATTCCGCTGCCGCCACAGCCGGAGGAACCGGCCGAGCCGCGCATCAAGCGGATTCCGCTGCGCCGGCGCGAGCCGTAG
- a CDS encoding DUF6531 domain-containing protein — translation MMPAAKHFDPVLGIDIHIVAPAGPMPHPFIGILFDVFDYLPIIGATVFINGLPRATAGSLGRTLPFHFPIGGAFVLPPGNEGEMFMGSSTASFDGEAASYGLLPVLTCQSIGFPAPPRLFGKKPRKGKTRSLLLPTSIVLPIPLGKPALVGGSPTISLMSLAMGLGSMMALKGLGKGLKRLAKSKVAEKVAKATSKAMHNAAEGLMGRAGVSAASRMRNRVHRAICTLTGHPVDVATGKVLTDAVDFSLPGPLPLVWERVWYSTSTYQGPLGHGWHHSLDLALWAEDEAVVVRLADGRHAAFAPPTAEAPSWNAMERMTLHRTGQGYRLVDDASGGSWHFLTGPFRLRLRRVEERDAATGESTFHLVPVAGPVEVPLARMEDRNGNRIDLHRDAAGRLTGITDSAGRRLEVENDAEGRIIRITAPHPDDAAQRVALVEYGYDGETGDLAEVRDAHGSPFRYRYAHHLLVAETDRSGLTFRFAWDGTDENARCTRTWGDGGLYARRIEYDVAARETRVTDSRGATTLYEYNELGLVIRQVDASGAERLTEYDENGRRWSETDALGNSVGFGYDEEGRPTNVVDATGAESWTQYDEAGRAHASTDPLGAVWYREFDERGNVIAVIDPAEGETRYELDDHGLPLRVTDALGRETALAWDSAGNLVHVLEPSGGGTRLDHDGWGRLVRRVDAEGGETRMTWDLLGRITEVTDAEGRTSRFRYDASGNLVQATDPLERARRYAYGAMGVLRGVVEPSGAATRYRYDAEGDLAGVRDAAGRVWAFGRDRLGRVTRERDFTGRTLGYGYDANGQLVATTDARGQITRMERDAAGRLARRVLADGAEEQFAYDPAGRVVKAQNADAAVEWAYDPLGRVLRESLNGEAVESRYDEVGNRVERTSPFGRTLSLGYDESDRLREVNDPLGRLLAFEYDRIGRETRRVLPSGVVSERRYARTGELLEQHTRRGSTTLQRRGYHYDAAGQLEAVDDARFGATRYQHDLDGRLKATLYPENRLQQYLYDEAGNVPAAPVKGSAREIAFRLPGQLRGRVVERVTQSAGWTLRYDADANLIAKERDGQRWSYTYDGANRLSRVQTPAGETVAFTYDALGRRVSKSGGGSTTRFLWDGDLLLGETSGDGEHREYVFDPGSFAPAAVLGGAGDLLLETDQIGTPRTAYSRAGAVAWEADISAWGTASATRTSGADGSCEVCLRFPGQYEDAETGLYYNRFRYYDPELRGYTQADPIGLAGGQQAHTYVADPTYYGDPYGLSKSCGVKTPRQQRIDELTRQNYERRLNEMINSQEYVFRYLTEDSLAASLRYGSVRGYTTTTFSSSTREIIRGAQLKDWAGKGGDEWIPRYGVAIPTSKLNGFQVPRPFGNSGTEGWEAFTNSYPEAGPGGWSQFLMNGVPIEDVHIFSLRP, via the coding sequence ATGATGCCCGCCGCCAAGCACTTCGATCCGGTGCTGGGAATCGACATCCACATCGTCGCTCCCGCCGGGCCCATGCCGCATCCGTTCATCGGCATTCTGTTCGACGTCTTCGACTACCTGCCCATCATCGGGGCGACGGTCTTCATCAACGGGCTCCCGCGCGCGACGGCGGGGAGCCTGGGCCGCACGCTGCCGTTCCACTTTCCCATCGGCGGCGCATTCGTTCTCCCCCCCGGCAACGAGGGGGAAATGTTCATGGGCTCAAGCACGGCCAGCTTCGACGGCGAGGCCGCCAGCTACGGCCTGCTGCCCGTGCTCACCTGCCAGAGCATCGGCTTTCCCGCGCCGCCGCGCCTGTTCGGCAAGAAGCCGCGCAAGGGCAAGACGCGCTCGCTGCTGCTGCCCACCAGCATCGTCCTCCCCATTCCGCTGGGCAAGCCGGCGCTGGTCGGCGGGTCGCCCACCATCTCGCTGATGAGCCTGGCCATGGGGCTGGGGAGCATGATGGCGCTCAAGGGGCTGGGCAAGGGCCTCAAGCGGCTGGCGAAGAGCAAGGTGGCGGAGAAGGTGGCCAAGGCGACCTCCAAGGCCATGCACAACGCCGCAGAGGGGCTCATGGGGCGCGCCGGCGTGTCCGCCGCCAGCCGGATGCGCAACCGTGTCCACCGCGCCATCTGCACGCTGACCGGCCACCCGGTGGACGTCGCGACGGGCAAGGTGCTGACGGACGCGGTGGATTTCTCCCTTCCCGGCCCGCTGCCGCTGGTGTGGGAGCGGGTGTGGTACAGCACCAGCACCTATCAGGGGCCGCTGGGCCACGGGTGGCATCACTCGCTGGATCTGGCGCTGTGGGCGGAGGACGAGGCCGTCGTCGTCCGCCTAGCGGATGGCCGGCACGCCGCGTTCGCGCCGCCGACGGCGGAGGCGCCGTCGTGGAACGCGATGGAGCGGATGACGCTCCATCGCACGGGGCAGGGCTACCGGCTGGTGGACGACGCCAGCGGCGGGTCCTGGCACTTTCTCACCGGCCCCTTTCGCCTGCGCCTGCGCCGGGTGGAGGAGCGGGACGCGGCGACGGGCGAATCCACCTTCCACCTCGTCCCCGTCGCGGGGCCGGTGGAGGTGCCGCTGGCGCGGATGGAAGACCGCAACGGCAACCGCATCGACCTGCACCGCGATGCCGCCGGCCGGCTGACCGGGATTACGGACAGCGCGGGCCGCCGGCTGGAGGTGGAGAACGACGCGGAGGGGCGCATCATCCGCATCACCGCGCCGCACCCGGACGATGCCGCGCAGCGCGTCGCCCTCGTCGAGTACGGGTACGATGGAGAGACGGGCGACCTGGCCGAGGTGCGCGACGCGCACGGATCGCCGTTCCGCTACCGCTATGCGCATCACCTGCTGGTGGCGGAAACCGATCGTTCCGGCCTCACCTTCCGCTTTGCGTGGGACGGCACGGACGAGAACGCGCGCTGCACGCGGACGTGGGGCGACGGCGGGTTGTACGCGCGGCGCATCGAGTACGACGTGGCCGCGCGGGAAACGCGCGTCACCGACTCGCGCGGTGCGACGACGCTGTACGAGTACAATGAGCTGGGCCTCGTCATTCGCCAGGTGGACGCGTCCGGCGCCGAGCGGCTGACGGAGTATGACGAAAACGGCCGCCGGTGGAGCGAAACGGACGCGCTGGGCAACAGCGTCGGCTTCGGCTACGACGAGGAGGGCCGGCCCACCAACGTCGTCGATGCCACCGGCGCGGAAAGCTGGACGCAGTACGACGAGGCGGGACGCGCGCACGCCAGCACCGATCCGCTGGGCGCCGTGTGGTACCGCGAGTTCGACGAACGCGGCAACGTCATCGCCGTCATCGACCCCGCGGAAGGGGAGACGCGCTATGAGTTGGATGATCACGGACTCCCGCTTCGCGTCACCGATGCGCTGGGCCGCGAGACCGCGCTGGCGTGGGATTCCGCGGGCAACCTGGTCCACGTCCTGGAGCCGTCCGGGGGCGGGACGCGGCTGGACCACGATGGATGGGGCCGCCTGGTCCGCCGCGTGGACGCCGAGGGCGGCGAAACGCGGATGACGTGGGACCTGCTGGGCCGCATCACCGAAGTCACCGACGCGGAAGGGCGCACCTCGCGCTTCCGCTACGACGCGTCCGGCAACCTGGTCCAGGCCACGGACCCGCTGGAGCGCGCGCGCCGCTACGCGTACGGCGCCATGGGCGTGCTGCGCGGCGTGGTGGAGCCGTCTGGCGCGGCGACGCGCTACCGCTACGACGCGGAGGGCGACCTGGCCGGCGTGCGCGACGCGGCGGGGCGCGTGTGGGCGTTCGGGCGCGACCGGCTGGGGCGCGTCACCCGCGAGCGCGACTTCACCGGGCGCACGCTGGGCTACGGCTACGACGCCAACGGCCAGCTGGTCGCCACCACCGACGCGCGCGGGCAGATCACGCGCATGGAGCGCGACGCGGCCGGGCGGCTGGCCCGCCGCGTCCTGGCGGACGGTGCGGAGGAACAGTTCGCGTACGACCCCGCGGGCCGCGTGGTGAAGGCGCAGAACGCGGATGCCGCGGTGGAGTGGGCGTACGACCCGCTGGGCCGCGTGCTGCGCGAATCGCTCAACGGTGAGGCGGTGGAGAGCCGCTACGACGAGGTGGGGAACCGTGTGGAGCGGACGTCGCCCTTCGGCCGCACCCTGTCGCTGGGCTACGATGAGAGCGACCGGCTGCGCGAGGTGAACGATCCGCTGGGCCGGCTGCTGGCGTTCGAATACGACCGCATCGGGCGGGAGACGCGGCGCGTGCTGCCGTCCGGCGTGGTGAGCGAGCGGCGGTACGCCCGGACGGGCGAGTTGCTGGAGCAGCACACGCGGCGCGGATCCACCACGCTGCAGCGGCGCGGCTACCACTACGACGCCGCCGGCCAGCTGGAGGCGGTGGATGACGCGCGGTTCGGCGCCACGCGGTACCAGCACGACCTGGACGGGCGGCTGAAAGCGACGCTGTACCCGGAAAACCGGCTGCAGCAGTACCTGTATGACGAGGCGGGCAACGTTCCCGCCGCGCCGGTCAAGGGGAGCGCGCGGGAGATCGCCTTCCGCCTTCCCGGGCAGCTGCGCGGGCGCGTGGTGGAGCGCGTGACGCAGTCCGCCGGATGGACGCTGCGGTACGACGCGGACGCCAACCTGATCGCCAAGGAGCGCGACGGCCAGCGCTGGTCGTACACGTACGACGGCGCCAACCGCCTGTCGCGCGTGCAGACGCCGGCGGGGGAGACGGTCGCGTTCACCTATGACGCGCTGGGCCGCCGGGTAAGCAAGAGCGGCGGCGGGAGCACGACGCGCTTTCTGTGGGACGGCGATCTTCTGCTGGGCGAAACGTCAGGAGATGGCGAGCACCGGGAGTACGTGTTCGATCCGGGGAGCTTCGCGCCGGCCGCGGTGCTGGGCGGGGCGGGGGATCTGCTGCTGGAGACGGACCAGATCGGCACGCCGCGCACCGCCTACTCGCGCGCCGGCGCCGTCGCATGGGAAGCGGACATCAGCGCCTGGGGCACCGCCTCGGCGACGCGGACGAGCGGGGCAGACGGCTCCTGCGAGGTCTGCCTGCGCTTCCCCGGCCAGTACGAGGACGCGGAGACCGGGCTGTACTACAACCGTTTCCGCTACTACGACCCGGAGCTGCGCGGCTACACCCAGGCGGACCCCATCGGTTTGGCAGGCGGGCAGCAAGCACACACGTATGTCGCTGATCCGACGTACTACGGGGATCCATACGGGCTAAGCAAGTCGTGCGGCGTGAAGACGCCTCGTCAGCAACGCATAGACGAACTGACGCGCCAGAACTACGAGCGTCGGCTCAATGAGATGATCAACAGTCAGGAATACGTATTCCGGTACCTGACCGAAGACAGTCTTGCGGCATCCTTGAGGTATGGCTCTGTCCGGGGGTATACCACCACCACCTTCTCAAGCTCTACGCGGGAGATCATTCGTGGAGCACAGCTCAAGGACTGGGCAGGGAAGGGGGGAGACGAATGGATTCCGCGGTATGGAGTTGCCATCCCCACGTCGAAGCTCAACGGGTTCCAGGTTCCCCGCCCGTTTGGAAACTCTGGGACCGAAGGATGGGAGGCGTTTACGAATTCGTACCCTGAGGCTGGTCCTGGAGGGTGGTCTCAGTTTCTTATGAACGGGGTTCCGATTGAGGATGTTCACATTTTCTCGCTTCGCCCATGA
- a CDS encoding SMI1/KNR4 family protein — translation MTDIDAGSSGGNLGAAEDQMLAAAQELGVDFPDFYTAFLRRRNGIGPEGNLLLYSTDDIVERNETFEVQTYAPGYLAIGDDSGGRSLIIGLDGSPTVYLVEQGSMDPDDFLEVSPDFAAWLDQGAPLP, via the coding sequence GTGACAGACATTGACGCAGGTAGTTCAGGCGGCAACCTGGGAGCTGCCGAGGACCAGATGCTGGCGGCTGCACAGGAGTTGGGAGTTGACTTTCCCGATTTCTACACCGCCTTCCTGCGGCGGAGAAACGGGATCGGGCCGGAGGGGAACCTGCTGCTCTATTCCACCGACGACATTGTCGAGCGGAACGAAACGTTCGAGGTGCAGACGTACGCACCGGGGTATCTTGCCATTGGCGACGACAGCGGCGGGCGGTCCCTCATCATCGGGCTGGATGGCTCGCCCACGGTTTATCTGGTCGAGCAAGGGAGCATGGATCCGGATGACTTCCTTGAGGTCAGCCCGGACTTTGCCGCGTGGCTGGACCAGGGTGCCCCGCTTCCGTAA
- a CDS encoding bacteriocin immunity protein, whose product MPRLTRAELVELVVRLQKGEGSDDEASSMLETLEENLPDPNLSDLIFYPEREMTADEIVDRALAHRPIQL is encoded by the coding sequence ATGCCGAGGCTGACTCGTGCCGAACTCGTGGAACTCGTAGTCCGGTTGCAGAAGGGCGAGGGGTCTGACGACGAGGCCAGCTCAATGCTCGAAACGCTTGAGGAGAATCTGCCAGATCCCAATCTCTCCGATCTCATCTTTTATCCTGAGAGGGAGATGACGGCAGACGAGATTGTTGATCGGGCACTCGCTCACAGGCCGATCCAGCTCTAG
- a CDS encoding enhanced serine sensitivity protein SseB C-terminal domain-containing protein, which produces MSEAVDVLDQALARAIADPEHWAEFYQTFVESAVYVLGEPTPETSGFSLIHLEDEEGDVVPVFSSPAKAEAIATEELQCVPVPALALLSQLRGGRVVLNPGAPAYKLFTAMEIEALLEGVDESAGGILVEEPDALPADLTDPLARLFATHPDVSAAYLVQVTPPGAESRLVIGIDAVNDADRVREEASVLVDTLRAGREVDVMVMEEDPLSVHLRAEVEPFFGDSLASDIDPERLRRLDANPPKWGDSLLGRMTGKAEAHTQISMGAIVQANTALWAPADEPVTAPAVLVYSASPERRMDRRWVRHLARRLNRLRVEDPADPVEQRLRDRLEAEDDWFFEPLPAAFTGDSATFWCVVALSSTDLPGGSLPGDGVLPLLTCSPAAKKPGELLQVVPKAEWARPGL; this is translated from the coding sequence ATGAGCGAAGCTGTGGACGTCCTCGACCAGGCGCTGGCCCGCGCGATCGCCGACCCGGAGCACTGGGCCGAGTTCTACCAGACGTTCGTGGAAAGCGCCGTGTACGTGCTCGGCGAGCCGACGCCGGAAACGTCCGGATTCTCGCTCATCCACCTTGAGGACGAGGAGGGCGATGTGGTTCCCGTCTTCTCGTCGCCCGCCAAGGCGGAGGCGATCGCGACCGAGGAGCTGCAGTGCGTGCCCGTTCCCGCGCTGGCCCTGCTGTCGCAGCTGCGCGGCGGGCGGGTGGTGCTGAATCCCGGCGCGCCGGCGTACAAGCTGTTCACCGCCATGGAGATCGAGGCGCTGCTGGAGGGGGTGGACGAGTCGGCGGGCGGGATTCTGGTCGAAGAGCCGGACGCGCTTCCCGCCGATCTCACGGACCCGCTCGCCCGCCTGTTCGCCACGCACCCCGACGTGAGCGCCGCGTATCTGGTGCAGGTCACCCCGCCGGGCGCCGAATCGCGCCTCGTGATCGGCATCGACGCGGTGAACGACGCGGACCGCGTGCGGGAAGAGGCGTCGGTGCTGGTGGATACGCTCCGCGCCGGGCGGGAAGTGGACGTCATGGTGATGGAGGAGGATCCGCTCTCCGTCCATCTGCGCGCCGAGGTGGAGCCGTTCTTCGGCGATTCGCTGGCGAGCGACATCGACCCCGAACGCCTGCGCCGCCTGGACGCCAATCCGCCCAAGTGGGGCGATTCTCTGCTGGGCCGGATGACCGGAAAGGCGGAGGCGCACACGCAGATCTCCATGGGCGCCATCGTGCAGGCCAACACCGCGCTGTGGGCGCCCGCGGACGAGCCGGTCACCGCGCCGGCCGTACTCGTCTACTCGGCCTCGCCGGAGCGCCGGATGGACCGGCGCTGGGTGCGGCACTTGGCCCGCCGCCTGAACCGGCTGCGCGTCGAGGACCCGGCCGATCCGGTGGAGCAGCGGCTGCGTGATCGGCTGGAGGCGGAAGACGACTGGTTCTTTGAGCCGCTCCCCGCCGCGTTCACGGGCGACAGCGCCACGTTCTGGTGCGTGGTGGCGCTCAGCAGCACCGACCTGCCCGGCGGATCTCTCCCGGGCGACGGCGTGCTTCCGCTGCTGACCTGCTCCCCCGCGGCAAAGAAGCCGGGCGAATTGCTCCAGGTCGTCCCCAAGGCGGAGTGGGCGCGGCCGGGATTGTAG